Proteins encoded by one window of Ochrobactrum sp. BTU1:
- a CDS encoding MFS transporter, translated as MNANSHDITIDRTHAGMIIFALALGGFSIGTVEFAAMSLVPYFASDLNVDPAAAAHAISAYALGVVIGAPVLAAFGSKFPRKALLITLMGFYASANLAAAFATTYPTFVALRFLAGLPHGAYFGVAALVAASLVPVNKRSWAVSMVMLGLTFATLLGVPGSSFIGQNLTWRFAFGFAAFLAFMTAILVLFLAPNTKSTSPTGAFGELAALGNKQVLLTLSVGAIGFGGLFSVFTYVASTLQEVTRAPDWAEPLMFVIFGAGMVSGTWITGRIADRNLLGTAAMLLLLALVMLILYPFTVHNLWLMAPCLFFIGFSGSLGLPLQTYLMDVAGDAQTMAAASHHAAFNIANALGPWLASIAIALGWGYAASGYVGALLAACGLVLLLFVAKQGRTQHRTVIQRADKAGGGMIDVVSTP; from the coding sequence TTGAACGCTAATTCTCACGATATAACGATAGATCGCACGCATGCAGGGATGATCATCTTTGCGCTTGCGTTGGGTGGCTTCTCCATCGGAACAGTAGAGTTCGCCGCTATGTCTCTCGTACCCTACTTCGCAAGCGATCTGAATGTTGATCCCGCGGCGGCGGCTCATGCGATTTCAGCATATGCTTTGGGCGTCGTCATCGGAGCACCTGTTCTTGCAGCCTTTGGTTCAAAATTTCCTCGGAAAGCTCTGCTCATTACTTTGATGGGGTTTTACGCGTCTGCCAATTTGGCCGCTGCATTTGCGACGACCTATCCAACCTTTGTGGCTCTTCGTTTCCTTGCGGGCTTGCCACACGGCGCTTATTTTGGGGTTGCAGCCTTGGTTGCGGCATCCCTCGTACCGGTAAACAAGCGATCTTGGGCCGTCTCGATGGTGATGCTTGGGCTAACGTTCGCCACGCTGCTGGGAGTTCCGGGTTCGAGTTTCATCGGACAGAACTTAACCTGGCGATTTGCCTTCGGCTTTGCTGCATTTTTGGCATTTATGACAGCCATTCTTGTGCTTTTTCTTGCTCCCAATACAAAGTCGACGTCCCCTACAGGCGCGTTCGGTGAGCTTGCCGCACTCGGCAACAAGCAAGTATTATTAACGTTGAGCGTTGGTGCGATTGGCTTTGGCGGCCTATTTTCAGTTTTCACCTATGTTGCAAGTACTTTGCAGGAAGTCACTCGCGCTCCAGACTGGGCCGAGCCGTTAATGTTCGTCATTTTCGGGGCCGGGATGGTGAGCGGCACTTGGATCACTGGGCGAATAGCGGATCGTAACCTTCTCGGGACAGCAGCAATGCTGCTTTTGCTAGCCTTGGTCATGCTAATTCTGTACCCTTTCACCGTTCATAATCTCTGGTTGATGGCGCCTTGTCTGTTTTTTATCGGGTTTTCCGGATCACTGGGCTTACCCCTTCAGACCTACTTGATGGACGTTGCGGGTGATGCGCAAACCATGGCCGCGGCAAGTCACCACGCAGCTTTCAACATCGCCAATGCACTCGGCCCGTGGTTGGCATCAATCGCGATTGCTCTTGGCTGGGGTTACGCTGCGAGTGGCTATGTCGGCGCTTTGTTGGCTGCATGTGGATTGGTATTACTGCTTTTCGTTGCAAAGCAAGGCCGTACACAGCATAGAACTGTCATTCAACGAGCTGATAAGGCAGGCGGAGGGATGATTGATGTCGTTTCGACGCCATAA